In the genome of Achromobacter sp. MFA1 R4, the window GGATGTTGGCTTCGCCCGTGTTCTGCATGGCGCGCGCCAGCACGCCCAGGTTGATGACCTCGTTGCCCAGCACGTCCACCGTGCCCTTGACCACGCCCAGGCTCAGGCCGCCGCCCAGCGCGTCGATCGAGGTCGGTCCGTTGCCGGTAATGCCGCTGCCGCCCAGGTTGGTGCCGCCGACGAAGCTGGTGCCATTGCCGTTGAGGCTGCCCGCGCCCGTCATCCACTGGATGCCGAACTCGGCGGCCTTTTCTTCGCTGACCTCCACGATCAGGCTTTCGACCAGCACCTGCGCGCGGCGCTGGTCGAGCTGGTCGATCACTTCGCGCAGGCTGCGGTACAGCGGCTCGGGCGCGGAGATGATGAGCGAATTGGTCGACGGGTCGGCCTGGATGGTGGCGCCGCCCGCGGAGTACGACACCGCCTGCGAGGAATTGTCTTCGCGCGCGATGCGCTCCTGTTCGCCGGACAGGCCGCCGCTCGACGACCCCGACGAACTGGACATGCCCAGCCCGGCCTTGTTGCTGGTGCTGTTGGCGGTGTTCTGCGTGCGCGCGCCGCCTTGCGCCGTGCCGCTGCTGCTTGCGCCCGGCGCCGCGCCGGGCGCGGAATTGGCCTGGCCCGTCAGCAGCCCGCCCAGCACCTCGGCGATGCGCGTGGCCTGCGCGTTGCGCATGTAGACCACGTGCAGATTGCCGGCGCGGTTCTGCTGTGCGTCCAGCTTCTGGATCAGGTCGCGGGCCAGGCGCGTGCGCGCGGGGCTGCCCGACCGCACCAGCACGCTGTTGCTGCGCGGGTCGGCCACGACTGCGATGCGCTGGGTCGGATCGCTGCTCTGCGTGTCCAGCAACTGCGAGGCCAGGATGGCGATGTCGGTCGCGATCCCGGACTGCACCGGCACCACGTCCGTGTCCATCGAACTGGGCACGTCGATGCGCGCGATGACGGCCGCGATGCGCTCCAGGTTGTCCGCATAGTCCGTGACGACCAGCGTGTTGTTGCCGGGATAGGCGTTGATCGGATTGTTGGGCGGCACCATGGGGCGCAGCACCGGCACGAGATTCGCGGCGTTTTCGTACTTGAGCGGGAACACGCGCGTCAGCATCTCGCCGCTGTTGCCGCCACCATTTTTGGCGAAGGCCGACACCGGCACGGGCGCCCTGCTCGCGGCCGTCGCGCCGGATGCGGGCCTGGCCCCGCCCACCACTGCGCTGCCTTGCAGTTTGGCGTCGGCTTCGGGCACCACGCGCGTCACGCCGTCCACGTCGACGATCGCAAAGCCCTGCAGCCGCAGCGCCCCCGTCAGCATG includes:
- the gspD gene encoding type II secretion system secretin GspD; its protein translation is MRHIARFSLAFLLAASQLGPAASTAHAQQADNRVSLNFVDTDIPAVLRALSLFTQRNFLVDPRVKGKLTLVSDRPVDSAQALSMLTGALRLQGFAIVDVDGVTRVVPEADAKLQGSAVVGGARPASGATAASRAPVPVSAFAKNGGGNSGEMLTRVFPLKYENAANLVPVLRPMVPPNNPINAYPGNNTLVVTDYADNLERIAAVIARIDVPSSMDTDVVPVQSGIATDIAILASQLLDTQSSDPTQRIAVVADPRSNSVLVRSGSPARTRLARDLIQKLDAQQNRAGNLHVVYMRNAQATRIAEVLGGLLTGQANSAPGAAPGASSSGTAQGGARTQNTANSTSNKAGLGMSSSSGSSSGGLSGEQERIAREDNSSQAVSYSAGGATIQADPSTNSLIISAPEPLYRSLREVIDQLDQRRAQVLVESLIVEVSEEKAAEFGIQWMTGAGSLNGNGTSFVGGTNLGGSGITGNGPTSIDALGGGLSLGVVKGTVDVLGNEVINLGVLARAMQNTGEANILSTPNLLTLDNQSASILVGKTVPFVTGQYVTSGSNGSSNPFQTIEREDVGLKLNIRPQISEGGAVKLDIYQEVSSIDESRSNSTTGIVTNKRAIDTSVLIDDGQIIVLGGLLEDNVTLTSNSVPGLGSLPVIGSLFRYDTRKRTKTNLMVFLRPYVVRDANRSASVTMDRYDYMRRAQGVVQPREHWALPDMQAPMLPLPGSAPSVSNNAYDLRPEQQAATLRRPPPTTVETFAVRQYPGMAPAPAQQPIRAPHPVMMTVAVDPEKLR